Part of the Leptospira yasudae genome is shown below.
CAAGTCTTTCCTTTTGCGCCCTTTGATCGAAGAGGTGATAGTTTTGGATCGAGATTCCCGCTTGAATCGAAAACGCATTCAAAACTTCTAATTCTTCAGCGTTGAATTGAAGTCCTTTTCTTTTTCCGAGAATGACTACGATGTCCGATTTGTCCGTATGAACCACGGGAAGAATTGCGAGATTCAATCCCCACATTCCGAATTTTTCGAGTTCGGGAAAGTCGGAGGATAGGGCGAGTTTGGATTCGGTAAGTTCGAAAACCTCTTTGAGAAAGAATTCGTATCGATCCATAGGAAGGGACATTTCTCCGGGAATCGGTTCCAATTCTTTTCTTGTGATTCTTTTTTTGAGCGCTTCAGCCGATTCTTTTTCTTCAGAAGTCGTTTGGATACGGACCTTAAACGTGGATTGTCTTGCTAAATCGACATCCATTCTAATTTCAGGACTCGTAATATTCCCCGTAAGAAAATGACCGAACAAAGTATGATTGTCTTTGTTCCATTCGAAGAGAGAATAAAGATCGTTTTCCGAAAACTCGGTCAAAGACAAAAGGATGACGCGAAAAATTTCCACCTTGTATTTGAATCCTAAAGAGGAGAGTCGCAGCGCCGCGGAATGGAGCGATCGAAAATTGCGGGATTGAGTTTGCGAGACCTCGAATAAGATTCGGTTCTTTAAAGTGACGGCGAACTGAGCCGCGATCAATTCCAGAAAATACCGGTCATTCTCCGCTTTCTCGGGATCGTCCGTTTTATAATCGACGGAGATGATTCCTAAAACTTCTCCGTTGAGATGGATCGGAATCGCAAGAGAAGCGACAGTTCGGTTCAGCCGCGCGTATTGTTTGAAGTGTTTGTGTTTTTGATCGGCGAACCGGTAATAAATCGATCTGCAGTTTTCGATACATTCGGTCAAAGCTCCGTTGTCTTCTCCCTTTTTGATTTCGAAATGAAGAGCGACTTTGGAGAGGGAAGTTTTCTGATTCTTGACCGACATCACGGTCATACGATCCAGCTTCGGTTCGTAAATCATCACGCTCACGCCCGGAATTCCGAGTTTGTAAAAGGCGAGAGAAGTAAAACTTTCCAACAGGTGATTTAGATTCGGACTCGTATTGAAAAGAGAAAGAAATTCGAGCAAAACCTCGTTGCTGAATCTCGTATCCGTTGGGGGTTGCAGTCTTGGATTCTTCCTTTTTTCTAAAATCCATTCTCGGCCGCAGGATCTGCAAAAAAAACGACCCCCATGAAACATTCCGTCCGGAGTTTTAAATTCTGAGCAGAATGCACAGGTCATACGCGTAAAATTATAAAGAATATGGTTTGTACTGATACAAAATTATTTAGGATTTTCTTTAAAATTCACTTCTTTCCATACAGAAAGGCCAAATTCAGCAAGGGACGGAATCTTATGAAATCAAATCCGTCATAGGTACGGATTTGATAGGTATAAATGATTATCAGCACTTCTTAAAAAAACGTTCCAAAAATAAGCGAAAAATAAAAATTAGATTGACCCCAAAAGTATCAAATCGCAAAAATTTTAAGCATGTCAGGATATGTGAAGCCAAGTCCATTAAGATCTATACAAGAAGTTGCAACCGCTATGAATTCAACGTTAGATCCGGATAAACTTCTGGATTTGATTCTAGAGCGTTGTATTCAGATTTGCGAAGTTGGTTCGGGCTCTCTGATGCTGATCAACGAGAAAGAAAATGTTTTGGATATCGTTACCTTCCGGGGAATGAATCCATCGATCCGTACGAAAGTAAAACTCAAGGTTGGGGAAGGAATTACCGGAATCGTGGCCGCTTCCGGAGAAGGGATGATCGTCAGTGACGTAACTGCGAACCCGCATTATATTTCCATTAAGGACGATATCATGTCCGAACTCGCGGTTCCGATGATTGTGGAAGACGTCGTGATCGGGGTGATCTCCTTGGATTCGAGCCGGAAAGGCGCCTTCAACGATGAACACTTGGAAATCATTTCAACGCTTGCCAATCAGGCCGCGCAGATTTTCAAGAACCTACAGATTTTCAGACAACTTGAACAGAAGAATAAAATTCAACAGGTGTTGATCGATATTTCCAGAACCGTGACTTCCACTTTGGTTCTTCAGGAAATTTTCGAAGACATTATGGATCGACTTGAAAAATCCCTGAACTTGGAAAGGGGAAGTATCGTTCTTTTCGAACCCGAAAAGGCGATTTTAAAACTGGAAGCCGCTTCCGGTTTGACCGCCGAAGAAATGGAGAAGGGCGTTTATCTTCCCGGAGAAGGAATCACCGGCAAGGTTTTTGAAACGGGCGAACCGATCATCGTGGAATCGATCGCGAACGACGAAAACTTTTTGAACCGCGTCGGAAACGCCGCGCACTTTAAGAACAATCCGGAGAACGTTAGCTTTCTCGCGGCGCCGATCAAATCGGATACGGACGTTCTGGGGGTCGTAAGCGTTTACTTCGTTCATAAGAAATACATAGATTTAAAAACTTATTTAGACTTTTTACAAGTAGTCGCTTCGGTGATCTATCAGGCGATCCGGATTCAAAAGC
Proteins encoded:
- a CDS encoding GAF domain-containing SpoIIE family protein phosphatase, which translates into the protein MLEFLSLFNTSPNLNHLLESFTSLAFYKLGIPGVSVMIYEPKLDRMTVMSVKNQKTSLSKVALHFEIKKGEDNGALTECIENCRSIYYRFADQKHKHFKQYARLNRTVASLAIPIHLNGEVLGIISVDYKTDDPEKAENDRYFLELIAAQFAVTLKNRILFEVSQTQSRNFRSLHSAALRLSSLGFKYKVEIFRVILLSLTEFSENDLYSLFEWNKDNHTLFGHFLTGNITSPEIRMDVDLARQSTFKVRIQTTSEEKESAEALKKRITRKELEPIPGEMSLPMDRYEFFLKEVFELTESKLALSSDFPELEKFGMWGLNLAILPVVHTDKSDIVVILGKRKGLQFNAEELEVLNAFSIQAGISIQNYHLFDQRAQKERLDKEIEIAKELQRSLLPRKMPEHPGYEFAGTMVTARGVGGDYYDFITDPFNTETVICIGDVSGKGVPAGIVMATVRTIIHSLVRKKVSPWDIVNTVNTYIFQNYNDSPSPRFMSMTVIKWEMNRNDFAFSGAGQGNLYLYRAASKKIEEIATGGIILGIDPDVSKFENLNQFRMQPGDLLIMCTDGVLEASDRDGIQFEAERFKNSILRFQTEPLQAMLDGIVSEIRKFTGNQEQMDDITLAAIRRIR